In one bacterium genomic region, the following are encoded:
- a CDS encoding ATP-dependent Clp protease ATP-binding subunit: MFERFTDRARRVVVLAQEEARLLNHNYIGTEHILLGLIHEGEGVAARGLLNLGIRLDSVRSQVVETIGQGHQSPAGHIPFTPRAKKVLELSLREALQLGHNYIGTEHILLGLIREGDGVAAQVLEKLGADLPRVRHTIIQLLSGGSGDEPARAGTAPSGRGSSQSGSTVLDQFGRNLTQMARDHALDPVIGRYPEIERVMQILSRRSKNNPVLIGEPGVGKTAIVEGLAQRIVAGEVPDTLNTKQIYTLDLGALVAGSRYRGDFEERLKKVLKEIKNRGDIVLFIDEIHTLVGAGAAEGAIDAASILKPMLARGELQTVGATTLEEYRKYLEKDSALERRFQPIHVDEPTVAETVRILHGLKDRYEAHHSVRFTDSALKTAATLADRYISDRFLPDKAIDLIDEAGSRNRIFRSSSSSQIRQIDDQLSAVRNDKMEAVSAQQFERAAQLRDQERALISDRARYKAESAESSAVVDDTLIDEDEIADVLAQWTGIPVHRLTEEETARLVHMEEELHKRIIGQHDGISAVSRAIRRTRAGLKDPKRPSGSFIFLGPSGVGKTETAKALAEFLFGDEDALVQLDMSEYMEKHTVSRLVGSPPGYVGYDEGGQLTEAVRRKPFSVVLFDEIEKAHSDVFNTLLQILEDGRLTDAQGRAVDFKNTVIIMTSNLGSESLRKKSVGFQQESDEITYEKMKEKLTDNLKKHFRPEFLNRIDEVIVFHPLTGDEVKQIVDLMLVRDREQLATQSLDLVLSDAAKTFLVSRGYDRDLGARPLRRAIQRYLEDPLAEQVLLGEYTPGTTIVVDADPDGDSLIFEMVDTPDSPPLDLVDSS; encoded by the coding sequence GTGTTCGAACGCTTCACCGACCGGGCCCGCAGGGTGGTGGTCCTGGCCCAGGAAGAAGCGCGGCTGCTCAACCACAACTACATCGGAACCGAGCACATCCTCCTCGGTCTCATCCACGAAGGCGAGGGGGTCGCCGCCCGGGGTTTGCTGAACCTCGGTATCCGGCTGGATTCCGTGCGTAGCCAGGTGGTGGAGACCATCGGGCAGGGACATCAGTCCCCGGCCGGGCACATCCCGTTCACTCCCCGGGCGAAGAAAGTCCTGGAGTTGAGCCTGCGGGAGGCGCTGCAGCTGGGACATAACTACATCGGCACCGAGCACATCCTCCTCGGCCTGATCCGGGAAGGGGACGGGGTGGCGGCCCAGGTGCTGGAGAAGTTGGGTGCCGACCTGCCCAGAGTGAGGCATACGATCATCCAGCTCCTCTCCGGCGGTTCCGGGGACGAGCCCGCCCGCGCCGGCACCGCCCCCTCCGGTAGGGGTTCGTCCCAATCGGGTTCGACCGTGCTGGACCAGTTCGGACGCAACCTCACCCAGATGGCCCGTGATCATGCGCTCGATCCGGTGATCGGTCGCTACCCCGAGATCGAACGGGTCATGCAGATACTCTCGAGGCGCTCCAAGAACAATCCGGTGCTGATCGGCGAGCCCGGGGTGGGCAAGACGGCGATCGTGGAGGGCCTGGCCCAGCGGATCGTGGCGGGCGAGGTACCCGACACCCTCAACACCAAGCAGATCTACACCCTCGACCTGGGCGCCCTGGTGGCGGGGTCCCGCTACCGCGGCGACTTCGAGGAACGCCTCAAGAAGGTCCTGAAGGAGATCAAGAACCGGGGAGACATCGTCCTCTTCATCGATGAGATCCACACCTTGGTGGGTGCGGGAGCGGCGGAGGGCGCCATCGACGCCGCCAGCATTCTGAAGCCCATGCTGGCCCGGGGCGAGCTGCAGACCGTCGGGGCGACCACCCTGGAGGAGTACCGTAAGTACCTGGAAAAGGACTCCGCCCTGGAGCGCCGGTTCCAGCCCATTCACGTGGACGAGCCCACCGTTGCCGAGACGGTCCGGATACTGCACGGGCTCAAGGACCGGTACGAGGCCCATCACTCGGTGCGCTTTACGGACAGCGCGCTCAAGACGGCCGCCACCCTCGCCGACCGCTACATCTCGGATCGCTTCCTCCCCGACAAGGCCATCGACCTGATCGACGAGGCGGGCAGCCGCAACCGGATCTTCCGGAGCTCCTCCAGCTCCCAGATCCGCCAGATCGACGACCAGTTGAGCGCGGTCCGCAACGACAAGATGGAAGCGGTCTCCGCGCAGCAGTTCGAGCGGGCGGCCCAACTCCGCGACCAGGAACGGGCTCTGATCTCCGACCGGGCCCGCTACAAGGCCGAGTCGGCCGAGTCGTCCGCTGTGGTGGACGACACGTTGATCGATGAGGACGAGATCGCCGACGTGCTCGCCCAGTGGACCGGCATTCCGGTCCATCGGCTCACCGAGGAGGAGACCGCCCGGTTGGTCCACATGGAGGAGGAGCTCCACAAGCGGATCATCGGTCAGCACGACGGGATCTCGGCGGTGAGCCGGGCCATCCGTCGCACGAGGGCGGGCCTCAAGGACCCGAAGCGGCCCAGTGGTTCGTTCATCTTCCTCGGCCCGTCCGGGGTGGGGAAGACCGAGACCGCCAAGGCACTGGCCGAGTTCCTGTTCGGCGACGAGGATGCTCTCGTCCAGCTCGACATGTCCGAGTACATGGAGAAGCACACGGTGAGCCGTCTGGTCGGGTCTCCGCCCGGCTACGTGGGCTACGACGAGGGTGGCCAACTCACGGAGGCCGTGCGCCGCAAGCCCTTCTCCGTGGTCCTGTTCGATGAGATCGAGAAGGCCCATTCCGACGTCTTCAACACCCTTCTCCAGATACTGGAGGACGGTCGCCTGACCGATGCTCAGGGTCGGGCGGTGGACTTCAAGAACACCGTGATCATCATGACCTCCAATCTCGGGTCCGAGTCGCTGCGCAAGAAGTCGGTGGGGTTCCAGCAGGAGAGCGACGAGATCACCTACGAGAAGATGAAGGAGAAGCTGACCGACAACCTGAAGAAGCACTTCAGGCCCGAGTTCCTCAACCGGATCGACGAGGTGATCGTCTTCCATCCGCTGACGGGGGATGAGGTCAAGCAGATCGTCGACCTGATGCTGGTGCGGGACCGGGAGCAGCTGGCCACCCAATCCCTCGACCTGGTGCTCAGCGACGCCGCCAAGACCTTCCTGGTCTC
- a CDS encoding DUF2520 domain-containing protein — MKIVVVGPGRAGGSLAVAARAAGHELVGIFGRRTRHQPLAEHLGVRIRLIGEPMPEADLLVVAVRDDALPEVAATLSPPADRIRGAIHLSGLTSVRVLDPLREAGLVTGSFHPLQTLPGWEAGSRAFPGAFVGITAPDDWATELESFARSLGCRPFRVADDRKPLYHAAGGVAANYVSAALCVAEYMFTEAGVDPAAARPMVEQAVANAFDLGFRESLTGPISRGDLGTVRRQIEAVDRHAPDASEAFRVLTRLTAQLAGRLEVEEILRLAARPPGGSRSPGPATEGGGSP, encoded by the coding sequence ATGAAGATCGTCGTGGTAGGCCCGGGACGGGCCGGTGGATCGCTGGCGGTGGCCGCTCGAGCCGCAGGTCACGAGTTGGTGGGTATCTTCGGCCGCCGGACCCGCCACCAGCCGCTGGCCGAACACCTCGGAGTCCGGATCCGCCTTATCGGAGAGCCGATGCCCGAGGCCGATCTGCTGGTGGTGGCGGTCCGGGACGATGCCCTTCCCGAGGTGGCCGCAACCCTGTCTCCGCCGGCGGACCGGATACGCGGCGCCATCCATCTCTCGGGCCTGACATCGGTCCGGGTCCTGGACCCGCTCCGCGAGGCCGGCCTGGTGACCGGCAGCTTCCACCCGCTGCAGACCTTGCCGGGCTGGGAGGCCGGATCGCGCGCCTTCCCAGGCGCCTTCGTCGGGATAACCGCCCCCGACGATTGGGCTACCGAGCTGGAGTCCTTCGCCCGGTCGCTCGGGTGCCGACCGTTCCGGGTGGCGGATGATCGCAAGCCGCTGTACCACGCGGCGGGAGGCGTGGCCGCCAACTACGTCTCGGCGGCGCTCTGCGTGGCGGAGTACATGTTCACGGAGGCCGGCGTGGATCCGGCGGCGGCCCGTCCCATGGTGGAGCAGGCGGTTGCCAACGCCTTCGACCTGGGCTTCCGGGAGTCGCTGACCGGTCCTATCTCGCGGGGCGATCTCGGGACCGTCCGCCGCCAGATCGAGGCGGTGGACCGCCACGCGCCGGACGCATCGGAAGCCTTCAGGGTCCTGACCAGGCTGACCGCCCAGCTGGCCGGGAGGCTCGAGGTGGAGGAGATACTCCGGCTGGCCGCCCGCCCACCGGGGGGCTCGCGATCGCCGGGTCCCGCCACCGAGGGAGGGGGGTCGCCCTGA
- a CDS encoding type III pantothenate kinase: protein MFLAIDIGNTQTVIGLFDGSEIVARWRLSSGRERTEDEFTILLRGLLGPTGYRADDFEGAAMSSVVPPVANALRSSLEKLVGSRVLVVGPGVRTGMAIKIDNPREVGADRVVNSVAARERYGAPAVVVDFGTATTFDVVDADGAYIGGAISPGLEVSMDALVSATAALRRVDLVEPRSVVGRGTVEAIQSGLLYGYAGLVDGILARILEEMERTGAGRVATVATGGIASVMVPLSRLVSTVDPTLTLEGLRLVWERNI from the coding sequence GTGTTCCTGGCAATCGACATCGGCAACACCCAGACGGTGATCGGCCTGTTCGACGGCTCAGAGATAGTCGCTCGGTGGCGCCTCTCGAGCGGTCGGGAACGTACCGAGGACGAGTTCACGATCCTGTTGCGCGGCTTGCTGGGCCCGACCGGCTACCGCGCCGATGACTTCGAAGGGGCGGCCATGTCGTCGGTGGTTCCGCCGGTGGCCAACGCACTGCGCTCGTCGCTGGAGAAGCTGGTCGGATCACGGGTCCTGGTGGTGGGGCCGGGGGTCAGGACCGGGATGGCCATCAAGATCGACAACCCCCGGGAGGTGGGCGCCGACCGGGTGGTCAACTCAGTGGCGGCGCGGGAGCGTTACGGCGCCCCCGCGGTAGTGGTGGACTTCGGGACCGCCACGACCTTCGACGTGGTGGATGCGGACGGCGCCTACATCGGCGGCGCTATATCTCCCGGACTCGAGGTCTCGATGGACGCGCTGGTGTCGGCCACGGCCGCCCTGCGGCGGGTGGACCTGGTGGAGCCCCGGTCCGTGGTGGGTCGGGGCACCGTGGAGGCGATCCAGAGCGGGCTGCTGTACGGCTATGCGGGCCTGGTCGACGGGATCCTGGCCCGGATCCTCGAAGAGATGGAGAGGACAGGCGCCGGACGGGTGGCGACCGTGGCCACCGGCGGGATCGCCTCGGTCATGGTCCCGCTGTCACGGTTGGTGAGCACCGTCGACCCCACCCTGACACTCGAAGGGCTCCGACTCGTATGGGAGCGCAATATCTGA
- the panC gene encoding pantoate--beta-alanine ligase, whose amino-acid sequence MAEARAQARGVMGLVPTMGFLHEGHLSLMERSVAECDQTMATLYVNPLQFEDPADLARYPADPGRDLALAEACGVDVMVVPGPEEMFPIRPLTGVTVAGIGERLEGEFRPGHMAGVATVVTRLLAGLQPQRAYFGRKDAQQLALIIRLVEDLGFPVEVVGCPLVREVDGLALSSRNVLLGARRTEALTLSRGLMLAADRFDRGERRSTVLEAAVRSAVTEDALEYARLCEAVTMTPATIAEGETVLVAAARFGPVRIIDNVYLVADRRGAPADRGVRLGHPSLLYGSEGTMTAGDRGAEPPGGEA is encoded by the coding sequence ATGGCGGAGGCCAGGGCGCAGGCCCGTGGCGTGATGGGTCTCGTGCCGACCATGGGCTTTCTCCACGAGGGCCATCTCTCGCTGATGGAGCGCTCCGTGGCCGAGTGCGATCAGACCATGGCCACGCTCTACGTGAACCCGCTGCAGTTCGAGGACCCCGCCGACCTGGCCCGTTACCCGGCCGATCCGGGCCGTGACCTGGCGCTTGCCGAGGCATGCGGTGTGGACGTGATGGTCGTTCCCGGCCCGGAGGAGATGTTTCCGATCCGGCCCCTGACCGGCGTGACGGTGGCCGGTATAGGGGAGCGGCTGGAGGGGGAGTTCCGTCCCGGTCACATGGCAGGGGTGGCGACCGTCGTTACCAGGCTGCTGGCCGGCCTGCAGCCCCAGCGGGCCTACTTCGGGCGGAAGGACGCCCAGCAGCTGGCGTTGATCATCCGCCTCGTCGAGGACCTGGGCTTCCCGGTAGAGGTGGTGGGCTGCCCCCTGGTGAGGGAGGTCGACGGCCTGGCCCTGTCGTCGCGCAACGTGCTGCTGGGCGCGCGCCGAACCGAGGCTCTGACCCTGTCGCGAGGTCTTATGCTCGCGGCCGACCGGTTCGACCGGGGCGAGCGCAGGTCTACCGTGCTGGAAGCGGCCGTTCGGAGTGCGGTTACTGAGGATGCGCTGGAGTACGCCCGCCTGTGCGAGGCTGTCACGATGACTCCGGCAACCATCGCAGAGGGCGAGACGGTTCTGGTGGCGGCGGCGCGCTTCGGGCCGGTGCGGATCATCGATAACGTGTATCTGGTCGCCGACCGGCGCGGCGCGCCGGCGGATCGCGGCGTAAGGCTGGGACATCCCAGCCTCCTGTACGGATCGGAGGGAACCATGACCGCGGGCGATCGGGGCGCGGAGCCACCGGGCGGGGAGGCCTGA
- a CDS encoding polyprenyl synthetase family protein: MSTETIRNLIEIPGVWERMDRVEERLLDASQAGDDFLTEIAQHLLVAGGKRYRPVLTQLAGEFGPTRDRRLIEAGTAVELIHIGSMYHDDVMDGADTRRGTESVNARWDNSLAILSGDFLIARASEIAATYLGMESVELLAHTYRELVTGQALELRLTGDVGHGPAEHYRVIGGKTASLIRTSARLGALAADAAAETVEAVSTATWELGMVFQLTDDALDLVSTEAELGKPAGSDIRQGVYTLPVLYALRGPDGSRIRALLGRAGPMTGDAVDEVIGLVKDGGYVQRVLDECRQRLARAADATAGLPDIEAREVFRRMGEFLVDRVGTVGVSC; the protein is encoded by the coding sequence ATGTCCACCGAGACCATCAGGAACCTGATCGAGATTCCGGGCGTCTGGGAGCGAATGGACCGCGTCGAGGAACGGCTGCTCGACGCGTCGCAGGCCGGTGACGACTTTCTCACCGAGATCGCGCAACATTTGCTGGTGGCGGGAGGCAAGCGATACCGGCCCGTCCTCACCCAGCTGGCCGGGGAGTTCGGCCCGACCCGCGACCGCCGGCTGATCGAGGCCGGCACGGCGGTGGAGCTGATCCACATCGGATCCATGTACCACGACGACGTGATGGACGGCGCCGACACCCGGCGCGGCACGGAGTCGGTCAACGCCAGGTGGGACAACTCTCTCGCCATCCTGTCCGGTGACTTTCTCATCGCCAGGGCATCGGAGATCGCCGCAACGTACCTGGGCATGGAGTCGGTCGAGCTCCTGGCGCACACCTACCGAGAGCTGGTCACCGGCCAGGCTCTGGAGCTCCGGCTGACCGGTGACGTCGGCCACGGACCCGCCGAGCACTACCGGGTGATCGGCGGCAAGACCGCCAGCCTCATCAGGACCTCGGCCCGGCTGGGCGCGCTGGCGGCCGACGCCGCCGCCGAGACGGTCGAGGCGGTGTCCACCGCCACCTGGGAACTGGGGATGGTGTTCCAGTTGACCGACGACGCCCTCGACCTGGTGTCCACCGAGGCGGAATTGGGCAAGCCGGCCGGGAGCGACATCCGCCAAGGCGTGTACACGCTTCCGGTCCTCTATGCCCTCCGAGGGCCGGACGGGAGCCGGATAAGAGCCCTCCTGGGACGAGCGGGGCCGATGACCGGTGATGCGGTGGATGAGGTGATCGGACTCGTGAAGGATGGCGGCTACGTGCAACGGGTGCTCGACGAGTGCCGCCAGCGCCTCGCCAGAGCCGCCGACGCTACCGCCGGCCTGCCCGACATCGAAGCCCGGGAGGTCTTCCGGCGCATGGGCGAGTTCCTGGTCGATCGCGTGGGAACCGTCGGAGTTAGTTGCTAG
- the lysS gene encoding lysine--tRNA ligase, giving the protein MAGPETPPESEVPEGAGLAEHPLTARRLEKVTRLRAQGVEPYPLGYDRDAAAAELHERFGSLDADTRTGVEVRVAGRLMNSRRLGRLIFGVLQDHSGQIQLFAEAGGLGEDGLARFEDLDQGDWIWARGEVMTTRRGELSVHLADFALLAKSMRPLPAKWHGLKDTEVRFRRRELDLLVNPESRRIAEVRAGVVSELRRQFEERGFVEVETPVLQVQAGGALARPFETYHNALGLPMYLRIATELHLKRLVVGGMERVFELGRVFRNEGIDASHNPEFTTLEAYQALADYHDIMRLMEEVIPAVAERVVGATEITYRGRPLDLRPPYRRVPMLELVSQAVGAAVTPATPVAELRALAEAAGLQADPDWGFGKLVEEVFDQRVEHDLWAPTFVIDHPIDISPLARQHRSVEGLVERFELYIAGAELVDAFTELNDPLDQRARFEAQAAARAAGDDTAHPVDEGFLQALELGMPPTGGLGIGVDRLVMLLTDQRNLREVVLFPHLRPEA; this is encoded by the coding sequence ATGGCAGGACCCGAGACCCCACCCGAGAGCGAGGTCCCAGAAGGGGCCGGTCTCGCTGAGCACCCACTCACCGCCCGGCGGCTCGAGAAGGTCACCCGGCTTCGTGCCCAAGGTGTCGAGCCGTACCCGCTGGGATACGACCGGGATGCGGCCGCCGCCGAGCTGCACGAGCGGTTCGGCAGCTTGGACGCAGACACCAGGACCGGGGTAGAGGTCCGGGTGGCCGGACGACTCATGAACTCCAGGCGCCTCGGGAGGCTGATCTTCGGGGTGCTCCAGGACCACTCGGGACAGATCCAGCTGTTCGCGGAGGCCGGGGGGCTCGGCGAGGACGGGTTGGCCCGCTTCGAGGATCTGGATCAGGGCGATTGGATCTGGGCCCGTGGAGAGGTGATGACCACCCGCCGCGGTGAGTTGAGCGTTCACCTGGCCGACTTCGCATTGCTGGCCAAGAGCATGCGGCCCCTTCCGGCCAAGTGGCACGGCCTCAAGGACACCGAGGTCCGGTTCCGCCGCCGCGAGCTGGATCTCCTGGTCAATCCCGAGTCCCGGCGCATCGCCGAGGTCCGAGCCGGAGTGGTGTCCGAGTTGCGCCGCCAGTTCGAGGAACGCGGGTTCGTGGAGGTCGAGACGCCGGTGTTACAGGTCCAGGCGGGCGGGGCGCTGGCTCGCCCGTTCGAGACCTACCACAACGCGCTCGGGCTACCCATGTACCTGCGGATCGCCACCGAGCTGCACCTCAAGCGGCTGGTCGTGGGCGGCATGGAGCGGGTGTTCGAGTTGGGCCGTGTCTTCCGCAACGAGGGGATCGACGCCAGTCACAACCCCGAGTTCACCACCCTCGAGGCCTACCAGGCCCTGGCCGACTACCACGACATCATGCGCTTGATGGAGGAGGTGATCCCGGCCGTGGCGGAGCGGGTGGTCGGCGCCACCGAAATCACCTACCGGGGCCGCCCGCTGGACCTTCGGCCTCCCTACCGGCGGGTACCCATGCTCGAGTTGGTGTCCCAGGCGGTGGGCGCCGCCGTAACGCCGGCCACTCCCGTTGCCGAGCTACGGGCCCTGGCCGAGGCGGCCGGGTTGCAGGCTGATCCGGACTGGGGATTCGGCAAACTGGTCGAGGAGGTGTTCGACCAGCGTGTCGAGCACGATCTGTGGGCGCCCACCTTCGTGATCGACCACCCCATCGACATCTCTCCGCTGGCCCGCCAGCACCGTTCGGTCGAGGGCCTGGTGGAACGTTTCGAGCTCTACATCGCCGGCGCGGAGCTCGTGGACGCGTTCACCGAGCTCAACGATCCTCTCGACCAGCGGGCTCGCTTCGAGGCTCAGGCGGCAGCCCGCGCGGCCGGGGACGACACCGCCCACCCGGTGGACGAAGGCTTCCTACAGGCGCTGGAACTCGGCATGCCTCCCACCGGAGGTCTTGGCATCGGTGTTGATCGGCTGGTGATGCTGTTGACCGACCAGAGGAACCTCCGCGAGGTGGTCCTGTTCCCCCATCTGCGCCCCGAGGCCTAG